In Agromyces sp. Leaf222, the genomic window AGTTCGCCTTCGTGCGCGAGCACGCACCGGACGCCGTGCGCACGGTCATCGCCCCCGGCGAACTCGCGGTGTACGTGGCGATCGACGGGACGTACGCGGGTGCGCTGCTCGCGAGCGACCGGGTGCGGGACAACGCCCGTGCCACGCTCGAGCAGCTCGCGGAGCTCGGGGTGCGGCGGACGATGATGCTGACGGGCGACGCCCAGGCGACCGCGGAGCACATCGCCGCGGAACTCGGCATCGACGATGTGCGTGCCGACTGCCTGCCCGCCGACAAGGTGGAGGAGGTCTCCCGGATCTCCGAGCGGCCGGTCATCATGGTCGGCGACGGCGTCAACGACGCACCCGTGCTCGCCGCGGCCGACGTCGGCATCGCGATGGGGGCGAAGGGCGCGACGGCGGCGAGCGAGTCGGCGGCGGCCGTGATCCTCGTCGACGACATCTCCCGGGTCGCCAAGGCGGTGCGGATCGGCCGTGACACCGTGCGCATCGCCCTGCAGAGCATCTGGGTGGGGATCCTGGTGAGCGTCGGGCTGATGATCATCGCCGCGTTCGGTGTCATCCCGGCGACCATCGGGGCGATCCTGCAGGAGGTCGTGGACCTCATCACGATCCTCGCGGCGTTGCGGGCGATCGGCGGGCGACTCGATGCCGAGGCGTCGCGCGAGGCGGCCGTCGGCGCCGGAACCGAGGTCGTCGCCCGCTGATCACGGTTCGGTAACACCGAGGAAAAGCTCCGGCGAACAGTTGCGCGTTGTTTGTTCGTAAGCTTTACTAACAAACATGTCAACGGAGGCGCAGCGAGGCCAGATCCTCGAGAGCCCGACCCCCACCGGGGTCGGCGCAGACGTGCTCACCGCGCCGTTCGACAACGCTCCGATCTTCACCAGGTCGCGCGCCCTGCGCCCCACCGGCAAGGTGCTGCCCGAGCATGCGCGCAGCCACAACCGCGCCCTCGTGCTGCAGACGCTCTACACGATCGGCCCGCAGAGCCGCGCCGACGTCGCCCGCGAGACCGGCCTCACCCGCGTCACCGTCTCCGACCTCGTCGCCGAACTCATCGCCGAGGCCCTCGTCGTCGAACTCGGCCAGCGTGAGGACTCCCGCCCGGGCAAGCCCGCGATCCTCATCGACGTCGACCGCGCCGCGTTCCAGATCATCGGCCTCGACCTCTCCGACCACGAGCGCTTCCTCGGCGCGATCGTCGACCTCGACGGCGGCATCGTCGCGCGCGACGAGGTTCCGCGAGACGGCGCGACCGGCGCCGCAGCCGTCGCCCTCGTCGACGCCCTCGCCGCACGCCTCGTGGCCGCCGCGACGGCGCCCGTGCTCGGCATCGGCGTCGGCTCGCCCGGTGTCGTCGACCCCCAGGGCGTCATCCGCTCCGCCCCGAACCTCGGCTG contains:
- a CDS encoding ROK family transcriptional regulator; the protein is MSTEAQRGQILESPTPTGVGADVLTAPFDNAPIFTRSRALRPTGKVLPEHARSHNRALVLQTLYTIGPQSRADVARETGLTRVTVSDLVAELIAEALVVELGQREDSRPGKPAILIDVDRAAFQIIGLDLSDHERFLGAIVDLDGGIVARDEVPRDGATGAAAVALVDALAARLVAAATAPVLGIGVGSPGVVDPQGVIRSAPNLGWQGVDLQGRLNAAFDLPVHVGNDANVAVLAEHGASTADDLLLVKVGHGVGAGLIIGGRPVIGGGFAAGEIGHVTVGTDGGPRCACGKHGCLETWLAVPRLTAQLDAIEPGPLAASEREAILTEAGRRLGIVLAPVVGALNLSEVALSGPAELLDGPLALAAVETLRTRTMAEHNRDLRLRMTEQAQDIVLRGAAVMVLSGQLGVS